From Trichoderma atroviride chromosome 1, complete sequence, one genomic window encodes:
- a CDS encoding uncharacterized protein (EggNog:ENOG41) yields MTDTINSYPALISIGTQPLSWNIGTRCISFLPYCHSIPTVGTAMGTTKTTYRVQGIPVDASPDDIKMIISQALGEDASRLDPTIHSLASDPYKPPNSSTNVATVTFKHTPKTLKDSDRLTADVTWDSKTHYITVDSSFGGFTPLNDAKTKLGSRMDVIAVSGLSSHPFGSWKARGGTFMWLRDEVAKTTEKARVLLYGYDTTLANSESFQDVGDIAQRLSSDLNAMRSGRTTSWVPTPIVFVAHSLGGLVVKEAIYKMSEHYPDDFLSIYGLLLFGVPNLGIKTEYWMPIVDTKPNRNLIDSLAPDAFYLRNLQVNFTKVFCFPGARVTSVFETKKSATAKEESPGQWKLTGPPDILVTRTSATGHYSDRVQHKHIAFNQNHSDLPKFGSNYDENYRAIEPFFKECYDDALEVIHKRFNSEALNPKYTVNSTGRSRATCPSCSKTCMSQVKLLQHLKERGNDICYQDALRVAVQRGRMGITSLLLIGNERINAKDETASTLLHYAAAHERLDIVQLLLDRGASIEARDCNGYTPLNTAAHYGKTDSVKLLVNRGANIETRTKEGQTPLMLAAWNDRIDVVRCLLEQGADTEARNYYGLTPLTGVTYDGRADIVGLLVDGGAYIESQDDSGKTPLAWAVEGNNVDVVKLLRSRGAGKIIWDATAGARYY; encoded by the exons ATGACTGATACTATCAATTCCTACCCCGCGCTGATATCTATTGGTACCCAGCCGCTTTCTTGGAACATTGGTACCCGAT GTATCTCGTTTTTGCCATACTGTCACAGCATACCTACAGTGGGGACAGCCATGGGGACAACCAAAACCACCTACCGCGTCCAGGGTATTCCTGTTGATGCCTCGCCTGATGACATCAAGATGATAATTTCCCAGGCCTTGGGTGAAGACGCAAGCAGGCTCGATCCTACCATCCATTCGCTTGCATCAGATCCCTACAAGCCTCCCAATTCCAGCACAAACGTCGCCACCGTCACCTTTAAACACACCCCAAAAACGCTCAAGGACAGCGACAGACTAACGGCCGATGTGACATGGGACAGCAAGACGCACTACATCACGGTGGACTCTTCTTTTGGGGGCTTTACACCTCTGAATGATGCGAAAACCAAGCTTGGTTCGAGGATGGA CGTGATTGCCGTCAGCGGGCTCAGCAGCCATCCTTTTGGTTCTTGGAAAGCAAGAGGGGGCACATTTATGTGGCTGAGAGATGAGGTTGCAAAAACGACTGAAAAGGCCCGTGTTCTACTTTATGGATACGATACAACACTGGCCAACTCCGAGAGCTTCCAGGACGTAGGCGATATTGCACAGCGACTGAGCTCCGATCTTAACGCGATGCGGAGCGGGCGAACA ACGTCGTGGGTGCCGACCCCAATTGTCTTTGTGGCGCATAGTCTAGGAGGACTTGTCGTGAAAGAG GCTATCTATAAGATGTCTGAGCACTATCCGGATGACTTTCTGAGTATATACGGTCTATTGCTGTTTGGGGTCCCAAATTTGGGTATCAAGACCGAGTACTGGATGCCGATTGTGGATACGAAGCCAAACAGGAACCTCATAGACAGCCTTGCACCCGATGCCTTCTATCTAAGAAATTTGCAGGTAAACTTTACCAAggtgttttgttttcccGGGGCAAGGGTTACATCGGTGTttgagacaaagaagagtGCAACTGCCAAG GAAGAGTCGCCCGGGCAATGGAAACTCACCGGGCCTCCAGACATTCTGGTCACACGCACCTCGGCAACAGGTCATTACTCTGATCGGGTACAGCATAAACATATCGCCTTTAACCAAAATCACTCTGATCTACCCAAGTTTGGCAGTAACTACGATGAGAATTACAGGGCCATTGAGCCTTTCTTCAAAGAATGTTACGACGACGCTTTGGAAGTAATACACAAGAGATTCAATAGCGAAG CTCTCAACCCAAAATACACGGTAAATTCAACAGGCAGAAGCCGCGCAACATGTCCAAGCTGTTCAAAAACATGCATGTCGCAAGTCaagcttctgcagcatctgaaAGAGAGGGGGAATGACATCTGTTACCAAGACGCGCTTCGAGTGGCTGTTCAAAGGGGTCGGATGGGCATTACATCCTTGCTGCTCATCGGAAATGAAAGAATCAATGCAAAAGATGAAACCGCTAGTACACTTCTTCATTATGCAGCAGCGCATGAAAGGCTGGATATAGTCCAGCTCCTTCTCGATCGAGGTGCCAGCATTGAAGCGAGAGATTGCAACGGATATACACCACTTAATACGGCCGCTCATTATGGGAAAACAGATTCAGTCAAGCTGCTTGTTAATCGAGGCGCCAACATTGAAACAAGGACTAAAGAAGGCCAAACGCCACTTATGCTTGCAGCTTGGAATGACAGAATAGATGTGGTGAGATGCCTTCTCGAGCAAGGGGCTGATACGGAGGCGAGGAACTACTACGGTCTTACGCCGCTTACTGGTGTAACTTATGATGGACGAGCGGATATAGTCGGGTTACTTGTCGACGGGGGAGCATATATTGAAAGCCAAGATGATAGCGGTAAGACGCCGCTTGCGTGGGCAGTTGAGGGTAATAACGTGGATGTGGTCAAACTACTGCGGAGTCGAGGGGCCGGGAAAATCATATGGGATGCGACAGCCGGAGCTCGATATTATTAG
- a CDS encoding uncharacterized protein (EggNog:ENOG41) encodes MGTTKTTYRVQGIPVDASPDDIKMIISQALGEDASRLDPTIHSLASDPYKPPNSSTNVATVTFKHTPKTLKDSDRLTADVTWDSKTHYITVDSSFGGFTPLNDAKTKLGSRMDVIAVSGLSSHPFGSWKARGGTFMWLRDEVAKTTEKARVLLYGYDTTLANSESFQDVGDIAQRLSSDLNAMRSGRTTSWVPTPIVFVAHSLGGLVVKEAIYKMSEHYPDDFLSIYGLLLFGVPNLGIKTEYWMPIVDTKPNRNLIDSLAPDAFYLRNLQVNFTKVFCFPGARVTSVFETKKSATAKEESPGQWKLTGPPDILVTRTSATGHYSDRVQHKHIAFNQNHSDLPKFGSNYDENYRAIEPFFKECYDDALEVIHKRFNSEALNPKYTVNSTGRSRATCPSCSKTCMSQVKLLQHLKERGNDICYQDALRVAVQRGRMGITSLLLIGNERINAKDETASTLLHYAAAHERLDIVQLLLDRGASIEARDCNGYTPLNTAAHYGKTDSVKLLVNRGANIETRTKEGQTPLMLAAWNDRIDVVRCLLEQGADTEARNYYGLTPLTGVTYDGRADIVGLLVDGGAYIESQDDSGKTPLAWAVEGNNVDVVKLLRSRGAGKIIWDATAGARYY; translated from the exons ATGGGGACAACCAAAACCACCTACCGCGTCCAGGGTATTCCTGTTGATGCCTCGCCTGATGACATCAAGATGATAATTTCCCAGGCCTTGGGTGAAGACGCAAGCAGGCTCGATCCTACCATCCATTCGCTTGCATCAGATCCCTACAAGCCTCCCAATTCCAGCACAAACGTCGCCACCGTCACCTTTAAACACACCCCAAAAACGCTCAAGGACAGCGACAGACTAACGGCCGATGTGACATGGGACAGCAAGACGCACTACATCACGGTGGACTCTTCTTTTGGGGGCTTTACACCTCTGAATGATGCGAAAACCAAGCTTGGTTCGAGGATGGA CGTGATTGCCGTCAGCGGGCTCAGCAGCCATCCTTTTGGTTCTTGGAAAGCAAGAGGGGGCACATTTATGTGGCTGAGAGATGAGGTTGCAAAAACGACTGAAAAGGCCCGTGTTCTACTTTATGGATACGATACAACACTGGCCAACTCCGAGAGCTTCCAGGACGTAGGCGATATTGCACAGCGACTGAGCTCCGATCTTAACGCGATGCGGAGCGGGCGAACA ACGTCGTGGGTGCCGACCCCAATTGTCTTTGTGGCGCATAGTCTAGGAGGACTTGTCGTGAAAGAG GCTATCTATAAGATGTCTGAGCACTATCCGGATGACTTTCTGAGTATATACGGTCTATTGCTGTTTGGGGTCCCAAATTTGGGTATCAAGACCGAGTACTGGATGCCGATTGTGGATACGAAGCCAAACAGGAACCTCATAGACAGCCTTGCACCCGATGCCTTCTATCTAAGAAATTTGCAGGTAAACTTTACCAAggtgttttgttttcccGGGGCAAGGGTTACATCGGTGTttgagacaaagaagagtGCAACTGCCAAG GAAGAGTCGCCCGGGCAATGGAAACTCACCGGGCCTCCAGACATTCTGGTCACACGCACCTCGGCAACAGGTCATTACTCTGATCGGGTACAGCATAAACATATCGCCTTTAACCAAAATCACTCTGATCTACCCAAGTTTGGCAGTAACTACGATGAGAATTACAGGGCCATTGAGCCTTTCTTCAAAGAATGTTACGACGACGCTTTGGAAGTAATACACAAGAGATTCAATAGCGAAG CTCTCAACCCAAAATACACGGTAAATTCAACAGGCAGAAGCCGCGCAACATGTCCAAGCTGTTCAAAAACATGCATGTCGCAAGTCaagcttctgcagcatctgaaAGAGAGGGGGAATGACATCTGTTACCAAGACGCGCTTCGAGTGGCTGTTCAAAGGGGTCGGATGGGCATTACATCCTTGCTGCTCATCGGAAATGAAAGAATCAATGCAAAAGATGAAACCGCTAGTACACTTCTTCATTATGCAGCAGCGCATGAAAGGCTGGATATAGTCCAGCTCCTTCTCGATCGAGGTGCCAGCATTGAAGCGAGAGATTGCAACGGATATACACCACTTAATACGGCCGCTCATTATGGGAAAACAGATTCAGTCAAGCTGCTTGTTAATCGAGGCGCCAACATTGAAACAAGGACTAAAGAAGGCCAAACGCCACTTATGCTTGCAGCTTGGAATGACAGAATAGATGTGGTGAGATGCCTTCTCGAGCAAGGGGCTGATACGGAGGCGAGGAACTACTACGGTCTTACGCCGCTTACTGGTGTAACTTATGATGGACGAGCGGATATAGTCGGGTTACTTGTCGACGGGGGAGCATATATTGAAAGCCAAGATGATAGCGGTAAGACGCCGCTTGCGTGGGCAGTTGAGGGTAATAACGTGGATGTGGTCAAACTACTGCGGAGTCGAGGGGCCGGGAAAATCATATGGGATGCGACAGCCGGAGCTCGATATTATTAG
- a CDS encoding uncharacterized protein (EggNog:ENOG41) produces MDPIDYAAEQHCVLCRNKVLFYSSTCSEFDDEIDLENVENWETAVLALGFTDPKTSGNADTTPHVFCFEAHMVFLDSVYWADSNMRVCIKPCGTPNTAGPVFFVHSACRELAQMSESKPSYADLYNLGLQLRETMPRDCFKALNPEYLASFASGGTIAGSEWKMFLLKCAQLPFEVQSRILGYASADITAFSLLTGLTTSSLGLVSSLAVSPHPDGITDLMSNFNTKTVHLCGSFNNIFGVDYLSHVEILNAPIYCDTLTRRYARIEVNINRIRNIEFTLGPVGVLALRFYSTDGSKSSWLGNAARGWRCGPIDITLEDIHLMKNGHKNVLNQLAHAYQRQFGGVKYSEELPLRVLWDVTRDLPDSGESFLGETYKEREPHFRVLKYFGPQVMCSYLPLRENGIPVKGITVYACDKGTNSVIVHTRSSDLVVSATGRRGTPTSFYFRDGEEIVTMGLAAIDDGMAQYGPYLTFKTNQQRSMFFGPPLMLYGPIARYVSLIPDRLKPGCAVAGLIVNTLLKSENKLTMFGAHCEPRQYPGITEKIASVPEWQVSHPAMPDMVMKSWFPGQVKVTTAELTRIKQLRAQYRRIMPHWGLRCAGLLIHHTDDSTETVGCWDGSLTTPSELIYDSETDGELYRLVFHLTFRPYLPNVNEASYYMSKIVAHTSHLREQRVVVNPSYTVDDGEFESEESNFEEMEGDEDEDEDEDEKEIECPAEKIFDCDIHSQKLFITWSFTRKLDHIVARDFDMRYIVELDENEHDGNLRKIG; encoded by the exons ATGGATCCGATCGACTATGCCGCGGAGCAGCATTGCGTTCTCTGTCGGAATAAAGTACTATTTTATAGCAGTACTTGCAGCGAATTTGATGATGAAATCGACTTGGAAAATGTAGAGAACTGGGAGACGGCGGTACTGGCTCTAGGCT TCACGGACCCTAAGACCAGTGGGAATGCGGACACCACCCCCCATGTCTTCTGCTTCGAGGCCCATATGGTCTTTCTAGATTCCGTCTATTGGGCGGACTCCAATATGCGCGTTTGTATCAAACCTTGTGGAACTCCAAACACTGCTGGACCTGTCTTCTTCGTTCACTCCGCGTGCCGGGAGCTCGCCCAAATGTCGGAGTCAAAGCCTTCGTACGCCGACTTGTACAATCTTGGTTTGCAACTAAGAGAAACCATGCCTAGGGATTGCTTCAAGGCGTTAAATCCAGAGTACCTGGCCTCATTTGCCAGCGGTGGCACCATTGCCGGCTCGGAATGGAAAATGTTTCTCTTAAAATGTGCTCAGCTTCCCTTTGAAGTACAGTCGAGAATATTAGGCTACGCCAGCGCAGATATAACCGCATTTTCATTGTTGACAGGCCTTACGACTTCCTCGCTTGGCCTTGTTTCCTCTCTGGCAGTAAGTCCGCATCCCGATGGTATCACTGATCTCATGTCCAATTTCAATACGAAAACTGTTCATCTTTGTGGTTCCTTCAACAATATATTTGGGGTCGACTACTTGAGCCACGTCGAAATTCTCAACGCGCCCATTTATTGCGACACTTTGACTCGTCGATATGCTCGCATTGAGGTCAACATCAACCGAATCCGCAACATAGAGTTTACCCTCGGACCAGTCGGTGTTTTAGCTCTTCGATTCTATTCTACGGATGGATCCAAATCCTCTTGGCTGGGAAATGCGGCGCGGGGATGGCGTTGCGGGCCAATTGATATCACGCTCGAGGACATTCATCTCATGAAGAAT GGCCACAAGAATGTTCTCAACCAGCTTGCCCATGCATACCAGAGGCAGTTTGGCGGCGTGAAGTATTCGGAAGAGCTACCACTAAGAGTTCTTTGGGACGTCACTCGGGACTTGCCTGACTCAGGAGAGTCATTTCTCGGCGAAACGTacaaagaaagagagccACACTTCAGGGTGCTAAAGTATTTTGGGCCGCAAGTGATGTGTAGTTACTTGCCTTTACGAGAAAATGGTATTCCCGTCAAGGGTATCACCGTGTACGCTTGCGACAAAGGTACCAACAGCGTTATTGTTCATACGAGAAGCTCCGACCTGGTAGTTTCAGCAACTGGCCGACGAGGGACACCAacatctttttattttcgcGACGGCGAGGAGATTGTCACGATGGGCCTGGCGGCTATCGACGATGGTATGGCCCAGTATGGCCCGTATCTTACG TTCAAAACGAATCAACAGCGAAGTATGTTTTTCGGGCCTCCGTTGATGCTATATGGCCCAATTGCGAGATATGTGTCCTTGATACCTGATCGCTTGAAACCGGGATGCGCCGTTGCAGGTCTGATAGTGAATACTCTGTTGAAGTCAGAGAATAAGCTCACAATGTTTGGAGCTCACTGCGAGCCTAGGCAATATCCAGGTATAACAGAGAAAATAGCGTCAGTGCCTGAGTGGCAAGTCTCTCATCCGGCCATGCCAGATATGGTGATGAAAAGCTGGTTTCCCGGTCAAGTAAAGGTAACAACGGCTGAGCTGACTAGAATCAAGCAGCTGAGAGCTCAATATCGGCGTATCATGCCTCACTGGGGCCTGCGTTGTGCTGGATTGTTGATCCATCATACTGATGACTCGACTGAGACTGTTGGATGTTGGGATGGTTCCTTGACGACACCGTCTGAGCTGATTTACGATTCTGAGACCGACGGCGAGCTGTATCGCCTAGTCTTCCATCTGACATTCAGGCCATATCTGCCCAACGTCAACGAGGCCTCTTACTACATGTCTAAGATCGTCGCACATACTAGCCACCTTCGAGAACAGCGAGTAGTTGTAAACCCAAGTTATACAGTagatgatggagaatttGAGTCTGAAGAATCGAATTTCGAAGAAATGGAaggcgacgaagacgaagacgaagacgaagacgagaaagaaaTTGAATGCCCAGCCGAAAAAATATTCGATTGTGATATACACTCGCAGAAGCTG TTCATTACCTGGAGTTTTACTAGAAAGCTTGACCACATTGTCGCTCGCGACTTTGATATGAGGTACATTGTCGAGTTGGACGAGAACGAGCATGATGGAAATCTACGCAAGATAGGGTGA